A single window of Rhodococcus jostii RHA1 DNA harbors:
- a CDS encoding GDP-L-fucose synthase family protein, whose product MTDNPVARPLDRSAPLFVAGHRGLVGSAIWRNLESHGFEHLIGRSSFELDLRDRSAVFAFFAEQRPRNVVLAAAKVGGILANSTFPVDFLSENLRIQVNVLDAALEHGVERLLFLGSSCIYPKMAEQPIKEEYLLTGHLEPTNDAYAIAKIAGIIQIQAVRRQYGLPWISAMPTNLYGPGDNFSPQGSHVLPALIRRFDEARRDNVKSVTNWGTGSPRREFLHVDDMASACLHLLDNYDGPDQVNVGTGQDSTIKEIAQIVADEVGYTGQIDWDTTKPDGTPRKLLDISTLRASGWEPKIGLREGIASTIAWYRDNVTALRT is encoded by the coding sequence GTGACCGACAACCCGGTAGCCCGGCCCCTCGACCGGTCCGCACCCCTCTTCGTGGCCGGGCACCGCGGACTCGTCGGATCCGCGATCTGGCGCAACCTCGAGTCCCACGGCTTCGAGCACCTGATCGGACGCTCCTCGTTCGAACTCGATCTCCGCGACCGCTCCGCGGTCTTCGCGTTCTTCGCCGAGCAGCGCCCCCGCAATGTGGTGCTCGCCGCAGCGAAGGTCGGCGGCATCCTCGCGAACAGCACCTTCCCCGTTGACTTCCTGTCCGAAAACCTCCGTATCCAGGTCAACGTCCTCGACGCTGCACTCGAACACGGCGTCGAGCGACTGCTGTTCCTGGGCTCCTCGTGCATCTACCCGAAGATGGCCGAACAGCCCATCAAGGAGGAGTACCTGCTCACCGGGCACCTCGAGCCCACCAACGACGCCTACGCCATCGCCAAGATCGCCGGCATCATCCAGATCCAAGCCGTCCGCCGCCAGTACGGTCTCCCGTGGATCTCCGCGATGCCGACCAACCTCTACGGCCCCGGCGACAACTTCTCCCCCCAGGGATCACACGTCCTTCCCGCCCTCATCCGACGCTTCGACGAAGCCCGCCGCGACAACGTCAAATCGGTGACCAACTGGGGCACCGGGAGCCCGCGCCGGGAGTTCCTGCACGTCGACGACATGGCCTCCGCGTGCCTGCACCTCCTCGACAACTACGACGGGCCGGACCAGGTCAACGTCGGCACCGGCCAGGACTCGACGATCAAGGAAATCGCCCAGATCGTGGCCGACGAGGTCGGCTACACCGGCCAGATCGACTGGGACACCACGAAGCCCGACGGCACCCCACGCAAGCTCCTCGACATCTCCACGCTGCGTGCTTCGGGGTGGGAACCGAAGATCGGCCTGCGGGAGGGCATCGCCTCCACCATCGCCTGGTACCGCGACAACGTCACCGCCCTGCGCACCTAA
- a CDS encoding DUF4012 domain-containing protein — MNDHSRGDAENPGASGTSAGEPSVRRIRKRTSVRSKSYKRKRSLITGGFVALLVVVALGLWLGYSAREARANLYEARNHAQLAKDALLDGNTDNAERSSADADKYANQAYDYTHNVPWSVASAIPWLGSPLETSQQISEVVRGLTSEVLTPAVAAGTSLAPNQLIASGGKVNLQPLEDAAPVLDQTAVAAQRWNDKAQAIDEPTYLASVSDARTQLQDQLSELSKLLGNTAIAAKLAPAMLGADGPRNYFMAFQTNAEARGTGGLLGGYGVIRANDGVARVDTLGRNSDLPMNSQPIDLGPEFAAQYGHSRPTTDFRNSNLSSHFPYAAQIWKSLWAQESGEQVDGAIATDPVALSYVLDAIGPVKMPDGEVINADNVVELTESTAYVRFADDNNARKQYLQTVAARVIDKMTGEIKSPQKLLDALGRAAGERRVAVWSSHPDEQQVLAETLLGHTIPDDAAPFAGVVINNQAGGKLDYHTTRQIDYTAESCAGDTRRSTVTVKLTNNTPPGDFPDYVAGTFINTLGVPKGTNVSAVSLLATQGAQLRNVTVDGKPAVFLTGKELGHPLFDVLVPVRQGQTTEIKYQLTEPATSGEARVPVQPLVDDPTVTVNVPNCGA; from the coding sequence GTGAACGATCATTCCCGCGGTGATGCCGAGAACCCCGGCGCTTCGGGCACTTCCGCGGGCGAGCCCTCGGTTCGTCGCATCCGCAAGCGCACTTCTGTCCGCAGCAAGTCCTATAAGCGCAAGCGTTCCCTGATCACGGGGGGTTTTGTGGCTTTGCTGGTGGTGGTGGCACTGGGTCTGTGGCTCGGCTATTCGGCCAGGGAAGCACGCGCGAATCTGTACGAGGCGCGCAACCACGCGCAGCTGGCGAAAGACGCGTTACTGGACGGTAATACCGACAACGCGGAGCGGTCGTCGGCCGACGCCGACAAGTACGCGAACCAGGCCTACGACTACACCCACAACGTCCCATGGAGCGTCGCTTCCGCCATTCCGTGGCTGGGCAGCCCGCTCGAGACTTCGCAGCAGATCTCCGAAGTGGTGCGCGGCCTGACCTCGGAAGTGCTCACACCCGCGGTGGCAGCCGGAACTTCTCTGGCGCCAAACCAACTCATCGCCTCCGGTGGCAAGGTGAACTTGCAGCCCCTCGAGGACGCAGCACCCGTCCTGGATCAGACTGCCGTCGCTGCCCAACGTTGGAACGATAAGGCACAGGCCATCGACGAACCGACATACCTGGCGTCGGTTTCCGATGCTCGTACACAACTGCAGGACCAGCTTTCGGAGCTCTCGAAGCTGTTGGGGAATACCGCAATTGCTGCGAAGCTGGCACCCGCAATGTTGGGTGCAGACGGCCCCCGCAACTACTTCATGGCCTTCCAGACCAACGCCGAGGCGCGCGGAACGGGCGGGCTACTGGGTGGCTACGGTGTCATTCGTGCGAATGACGGTGTCGCACGCGTAGACACGCTGGGCCGCAACTCCGACCTGCCGATGAACAGCCAGCCGATCGATTTGGGTCCCGAGTTTGCGGCACAGTATGGCCACAGCCGACCCACCACCGACTTCCGTAACAGTAACTTGAGTTCACACTTTCCTTATGCGGCGCAGATCTGGAAGTCACTGTGGGCGCAGGAATCCGGCGAGCAAGTCGATGGGGCAATTGCCACCGACCCGGTCGCCCTCAGCTACGTGCTGGACGCGATCGGTCCGGTCAAGATGCCGGACGGCGAGGTGATCAATGCCGACAATGTGGTGGAACTGACCGAGTCGACCGCCTACGTCCGGTTTGCGGACGACAACAACGCCCGGAAGCAGTATTTGCAGACGGTGGCCGCCCGGGTGATCGACAAGATGACCGGAGAGATCAAATCCCCCCAGAAGCTTCTCGATGCCCTCGGCCGCGCGGCCGGCGAGCGCCGAGTTGCAGTGTGGAGCTCGCACCCTGACGAACAGCAAGTTCTCGCCGAGACCCTTCTCGGTCACACCATTCCCGACGATGCGGCACCATTCGCCGGGGTCGTCATCAACAATCAGGCCGGCGGCAAACTGGACTACCACACGACACGTCAGATCGACTACACGGCTGAGAGTTGCGCCGGCGACACCCGGCGCTCGACCGTGACGGTGAAGTTGACGAACAACACACCGCCTGGCGACTTCCCCGATTACGTCGCGGGAACGTTCATCAACACCCTCGGCGTCCCCAAGGGCACCAATGTGTCGGCTGTGTCGCTACTCGCGACACAAGGCGCGCAGCTGCGGAACGTGACGGTGGACGGAAAGCCGGCCGTGTTCCTGACAGGTAAGGAATTGGGCCACCCACTGTTCGACGTCCTGGTCCCTGTGCGGCAAGGCCAAACGACTGAGATCAAGTACCAGCTGACCGAGCCCGCCACCTCCGGCGAGGCGCGGGTTCCAGTCCAGCCGCTGGTGGATGATCCGACCGTCACGGTGAACGTGCCGAACTGCGGCGCCTGA
- a CDS encoding WecB/TagA/CpsF family glycosyltransferase: MALASEDLPYQELLNGPGLNFPDGTPVVWFMKKHAQATGPVPGRVRGPSLFMHTLDAGRAADIGHFFLGTTPATLANLDAAVSDKYPGIRISGRFSPPFGPIDEEFYRDCAARIAETDAQLVWVALGTPKQDFVAAELARRTGRPCAAVGAAFDFAAGTTREAPLWMQNSGTEWLYRLGTEPRRLWRRYLFGNVQFLRSAMTESVSQR; this comes from the coding sequence GTGGCGCTCGCATCAGAAGATTTGCCGTATCAAGAATTGCTGAATGGTCCGGGTTTGAATTTCCCCGACGGTACACCGGTGGTGTGGTTTATGAAAAAGCACGCACAAGCAACTGGACCGGTTCCGGGTCGGGTCCGCGGCCCTTCATTATTCATGCACACACTTGATGCGGGCCGGGCCGCGGATATCGGTCATTTCTTTCTCGGGACCACTCCGGCGACCTTGGCAAACCTGGATGCCGCGGTGAGTGACAAATACCCGGGAATCCGGATCTCGGGGCGATTTTCTCCCCCCTTCGGTCCCATCGACGAGGAGTTCTACCGCGACTGCGCGGCCCGGATCGCCGAGACCGATGCGCAACTGGTCTGGGTGGCGCTGGGGACTCCGAAGCAGGACTTCGTGGCCGCTGAGCTGGCACGACGTACCGGGCGGCCCTGCGCGGCCGTGGGGGCGGCGTTCGACTTCGCGGCGGGGACCACTAGGGAGGCCCCCTTGTGGATGCAGAACTCCGGTACCGAGTGGCTGTACCGGCTCGGCACCGAGCCGCGCCGCCTGTGGCGCCGGTACCTGTTCGGCAATGTCCAGTTCCTGCGCTCGGCGATGACGGAATCGGTCTCGCAGCGGTGA
- a CDS encoding YdcF family protein → MDAIVVLGGENDGRVPYAVSLAEQGLARQVVISNPHDARDPSTNEGCATTDPRFTVTCVAPHPATTRGEAQFTRTLAVQNGWTSVLVVSWRYHLPRARYIFQRCFDGDLTMHAVPRSYDFSLAKWGYVYAYQTAGFVKAALQGRCL, encoded by the coding sequence GTGGATGCCATCGTGGTTCTGGGTGGTGAGAACGACGGCCGCGTCCCCTACGCCGTATCCCTCGCCGAACAAGGACTCGCGCGACAAGTGGTCATCTCGAACCCCCACGACGCCCGCGATCCCAGCACCAACGAAGGATGCGCCACCACCGACCCACGCTTCACCGTGACCTGCGTGGCACCCCACCCCGCCACCACCAGAGGCGAAGCACAGTTCACCCGGACACTTGCCGTACAGAACGGATGGACCAGCGTCCTCGTCGTCAGTTGGCGTTACCACCTACCCCGGGCCCGGTACATCTTTCAGCGGTGCTTCGATGGTGATCTCACCATGCATGCCGTACCCCGCAGCTACGACTTCAGCCTCGCGAAATGGGGGTACGTCTACGCCTACCAGACCGCTGGCTTCGTCAAAGCCGCCCTCCAAGGACGGTGCTTGTGA
- the gmd gene encoding GDP-mannose 4,6-dehydratase encodes MKRALITGITGQDGSYLAELLLAKGYEVHGLIRRSSTFNTSRIEHLYVDPHDPAAKLFLHYGDLSDGARLVTLLSQIQPDEVYNLAAQSHVRVSFDEPEHTGNTTGIGSVRLLEAVRLAGLNCRYYQASSSEMFGATPPPQNEDTPFYPRSPYGAAKVYSYWVTRNYREAYGMFAVNGILFNHESPRRGETFVTRKITRAVARIKAGVEDHVYMGNLDAIRDWGYAPEYVEGMWRMLQADQPDDYCLATGGRYSVRDFLTVAFEHAGLDWEKHVRFDDRYLRPTEVDALIGDASKAEVKLGWKARVHTPELARIMVDADIQALAHEGRPWIDSPAHPDWEIL; translated from the coding sequence TTGAAGCGGGCACTGATCACCGGCATCACGGGACAAGACGGGTCGTATCTCGCGGAGCTGCTGCTCGCGAAGGGATACGAGGTGCACGGGTTGATCCGCCGGTCCTCGACGTTCAACACCTCGAGGATCGAGCACCTCTACGTCGACCCGCACGACCCTGCCGCCAAGCTGTTCCTGCACTACGGTGACCTCAGCGACGGCGCCCGCCTGGTGACACTGCTCTCGCAGATCCAGCCCGACGAGGTCTACAACCTCGCCGCCCAGTCACACGTACGGGTGAGCTTCGACGAACCTGAACACACCGGGAACACCACCGGCATCGGCTCTGTCCGGCTCCTCGAAGCCGTCCGCCTCGCCGGCCTGAACTGCCGGTACTACCAGGCCTCGAGCTCGGAGATGTTCGGAGCGACCCCACCCCCGCAGAATGAGGACACCCCCTTCTACCCACGCTCGCCCTACGGCGCGGCGAAGGTGTACTCGTACTGGGTGACGCGGAACTACCGCGAGGCGTACGGCATGTTCGCGGTCAACGGCATCCTCTTCAACCACGAGTCCCCCCGGCGCGGCGAGACCTTCGTGACACGGAAGATCACCCGCGCAGTGGCACGGATCAAGGCCGGCGTCGAGGACCACGTCTACATGGGCAACCTGGACGCCATCCGCGACTGGGGCTACGCCCCCGAATACGTCGAGGGCATGTGGCGGATGCTGCAGGCCGACCAACCCGACGACTACTGCCTCGCCACCGGGGGCCGCTACTCGGTGCGCGACTTCCTCACCGTGGCCTTCGAACACGCCGGCCTCGACTGGGAAAAGCACGTCCGCTTCGACGACCGGTACCTGCGCCCCACCGAAGTCGACGCATTGATCGGCGACGCCAGCAAGGCCGAGGTGAAGCTCGGCTGGAAGGCCCGGGTCCACACCCCCGAGTTGGCGCGGATCATGGTCGACGCCGACATCCAGGCCCTCGCGCACGAAGGCCGGCCCTGGATCGACTCCCCGGCACACCCAGACTGGGAGATCCTGTGA
- a CDS encoding UDP-glucose dehydrogenase family protein, with protein sequence MSTRIAVFGTGYLGATHAACMAELGHEVLGVDVDPAKLAKLTAGEVPFYEPGLDEVLRRNIAADRLRFTDSYQEAADFANVHFLGVGTPQKKGEFAADLTYVDAVINTLAPLINAPAVIFGKSTVPVGTAQRLQARAHELSPAGHDLEVAWNPEFLREGFAVQDTLHPDRLVLGVDRDRPGRAETVAREVYAQLIDEDIPFLVTDLATAELVKTSANAFLATKISFINAIAEVCEAAGADVTVLADAIGHDARIGRRFLNAGLGFGGGCLPKDIRAFMARAGELGADQALTFLREVDNINMRRRTRMVELAREACGSLLGARVAVLGAAFKPDSDDVRDSPALNVAGQIQLQGAAVTVYDPKANNNSRKLFPTLGYADNVLDACEGADVVLVLTEWPEFQKLQPADIEGVVRKQSLIDGRNCLDPFQWRAAGWTYRGLGRP encoded by the coding sequence GTGAGCACACGTATCGCCGTCTTCGGCACCGGATACCTCGGCGCCACCCATGCGGCCTGCATGGCCGAACTCGGCCACGAGGTCCTCGGCGTCGACGTCGACCCCGCGAAGCTCGCCAAACTCACGGCGGGCGAGGTGCCCTTCTACGAACCGGGTCTGGACGAGGTACTGCGCCGCAACATCGCCGCCGACCGCCTCAGGTTCACCGACTCCTACCAGGAGGCGGCCGACTTCGCCAACGTGCACTTCCTCGGCGTCGGTACCCCGCAGAAAAAGGGCGAGTTCGCCGCCGACCTGACCTATGTCGACGCAGTCATCAACACCCTCGCACCGCTGATCAACGCTCCGGCGGTAATATTCGGCAAGTCCACGGTGCCGGTGGGCACCGCTCAACGACTGCAAGCCCGCGCCCACGAACTGTCACCGGCCGGCCACGACCTCGAGGTCGCATGGAACCCCGAGTTTCTTCGCGAAGGGTTCGCCGTGCAGGACACCCTGCATCCGGACCGCCTCGTCCTGGGAGTCGACCGCGACCGCCCAGGCCGCGCCGAAACCGTCGCCCGCGAGGTCTACGCCCAGCTGATCGATGAAGATATCCCGTTCCTGGTCACCGACCTTGCCACCGCGGAACTCGTCAAGACATCCGCGAATGCGTTTCTCGCGACGAAAATTTCGTTCATCAACGCGATCGCGGAAGTCTGCGAAGCCGCTGGCGCCGACGTCACCGTGCTGGCCGACGCCATCGGCCACGACGCCCGCATTGGTCGCCGCTTCCTCAATGCTGGGCTCGGCTTCGGCGGTGGCTGCCTGCCCAAGGACATCCGCGCCTTCATGGCCCGCGCCGGCGAACTCGGCGCCGACCAGGCACTCACCTTCCTCCGCGAGGTCGACAACATCAACATGCGGCGCCGCACCCGAATGGTCGAGCTCGCTCGAGAGGCTTGCGGATCCCTGCTCGGCGCCCGGGTCGCGGTCCTCGGCGCCGCGTTCAAACCCGACTCCGACGACGTCCGCGACTCCCCCGCGCTGAATGTCGCAGGCCAGATCCAGCTCCAGGGCGCCGCGGTCACCGTGTACGACCCAAAGGCGAACAACAACTCGCGCAAACTGTTCCCTACCCTCGGATACGCCGACAACGTCCTCGACGCCTGCGAGGGAGCAGACGTCGTCCTCGTCCTCACCGAATGGCCCGAATTCCAGAAACTGCAACCAGCCGACATCGAAGGCGTTGTCCGCAAACAGTCGCTCATCGACGGACGCAACTGTCTCGACCCGTTCCAGTGGCGTGCGGCGGGGTGGACGTATCGGGGGTTGGGCAGACCGTAA
- a CDS encoding O-antigen ligase family protein gives MAPEDQVRLRRARAALWLGAFMPIIYTVGKGVNDVGGVGPLELLRGGGGLALYALVFMIRPPKVRSLRNGIAEAGLIFFVVIAALSCFWSVDAKTTLLKLVPLVVTYLCLAKLATLYGSVQETVCAVVTVAHMILIGTLVQLVIWPDRAYSTDTVGEDPRIHSLLPAIASNLFGLVAAIGIAGVCLTIGPRWTARAPWNVVLVCVYFVLLLGTRSRVVTAVALIIMLVCLFRVMHRSQNANIIGWFATAGIVATSWWITTRDDVWGLVVDFVVRGQDAQGLTTLTGRTVVWERVLPLIREDQWWGLGYYSGHRIGLPLRDSLFRNYSNLDNTWLESVVGVGIIGTTGLVVFLAFGVVRSIRATARMGHYRLLSTLLVIGVAWLTLINPTVQANTSTLVFFALIVFSTRRGDAEHLATWSLHESAPAKSTDLRREQ, from the coding sequence ATGGCACCGGAAGATCAGGTCCGTCTCCGCCGTGCTCGCGCCGCACTCTGGTTGGGCGCCTTCATGCCGATCATCTACACGGTCGGTAAGGGAGTTAACGATGTGGGCGGTGTGGGACCGCTCGAGTTGCTTCGCGGAGGTGGAGGTCTTGCCCTATACGCGCTCGTGTTCATGATACGCCCGCCAAAGGTTCGGTCACTTCGGAACGGCATCGCAGAAGCCGGCCTGATCTTCTTCGTCGTAATCGCGGCACTCAGTTGCTTCTGGTCCGTCGATGCCAAGACAACCCTGCTCAAGCTCGTTCCACTCGTCGTGACCTATCTCTGCCTCGCGAAGCTCGCTACGTTGTACGGCAGCGTGCAGGAGACTGTTTGTGCGGTCGTGACGGTTGCTCACATGATTCTTATCGGAACTCTTGTGCAGTTAGTGATCTGGCCTGACCGTGCGTATTCGACAGACACAGTCGGTGAGGATCCGCGCATCCACAGTCTCCTACCGGCGATCGCGTCGAACCTGTTCGGGCTTGTCGCAGCGATCGGCATCGCTGGTGTCTGTTTGACGATAGGTCCCAGGTGGACTGCACGGGCACCATGGAACGTGGTTTTGGTGTGCGTGTACTTCGTACTGCTTCTCGGTACCCGATCGCGGGTGGTGACCGCGGTGGCACTGATCATCATGCTGGTGTGCCTATTTCGCGTGATGCACCGCAGTCAAAACGCAAACATCATTGGATGGTTCGCGACGGCCGGCATCGTGGCTACAAGCTGGTGGATCACGACGCGTGATGATGTCTGGGGTCTCGTCGTTGATTTCGTCGTTCGCGGCCAGGATGCACAGGGGCTCACGACCCTCACCGGACGGACGGTCGTATGGGAGCGTGTGCTGCCCCTGATTCGTGAGGACCAATGGTGGGGACTTGGCTACTATAGCGGCCATCGTATTGGTCTTCCATTGCGAGACAGTCTCTTCAGAAACTACAGCAACTTGGACAACACTTGGCTTGAAAGTGTGGTCGGAGTTGGCATCATAGGCACGACGGGCTTGGTGGTTTTCTTGGCGTTCGGCGTGGTTCGGTCCATCCGGGCGACTGCCAGGATGGGACATTACCGCCTTCTGTCTACTCTGCTCGTCATTGGCGTGGCCTGGTTGACGCTAATCAATCCAACAGTTCAGGCCAACACATCTACGCTTGTCTTCTTCGCGTTGATCGTCTTCTCGACGCGGCGGGGTGACGCGGAGCATCTGGCTACGTGGAGCTTGCACGAAAGTGCGCCGGCAAAGTCAACCGATCTTCGGCGGGAACAGTGA